The Amphiura filiformis chromosome 1, Afil_fr2py, whole genome shotgun sequence nucleotide sequence tgagaccaaaaatagggggaggggggttataattttttaacaaccAAAATGGGGGGGTtatattattaagggctggtgacttttaacttaaaaaatcaaaatgtgcgcacaatctttaTAGTTATACAATGAAAGATTTTTGTGAGGTTCACACATTCCGCTCCAAGATTTTGGCGCCCTCCGCGCCTTacttccggcaatgaataatttgtcttgagtcggaaggagggggggtcataaaatttttcgacccacgataggggggtcataaaaaatttagcctgcgatagggggtcgtaaaaattgACTCAGGTCACCGACCGgagtataacccccccccccaccgaagaaaatgacatcccgcTAACCTGAATTCAACCTATAGGTTGGTCGAAATAAGAAACTTTGACGTTGATTAATGGTGATTAATTTTAACCTAAATAAGGTTTTCAACGTTGCATCaactttgaaattaaaaaaaaaattaaagttgatacaacgttgaaatttcaaccagATTTCAACCAAGTTTCAGCCTACAACTTGAAAACTTAGGTAGAGATAAGCAGTGATAAGTCAATAACGTTAAGATGGTTAATGTCAACTTTCAAGTACAtgtacaacgtgatttcaacctaatttcaacgttTTACTTGCTATTAAATTGAAGTGCACGAAGATGTTCAGGGTGTCTATAAGAAACGTGCCCAAAATCAGATATCGTCAATATACATGTAGCAAACTATAGTTTAATATAATGCACTTTTTAGTAATTGCTACAACATTGAATACGTATAACCGGGGTTATGACGACATAGAATGGTATTTTACCTCTCGTatgtacactcttaaaacgatgCAGTCGATTTGACTAGATTTCAATAGTAAAATAAGATCGCACTCGATTTTTCGAGTCAAATTTGACCCACAATCATGTCAGGAATCAGTCATATTTTACCCGGAAATCTAGTGAGATATTATTTGACTATCTAGTCACATTAGGTTACACTACCTGAACAAAATAAttaatcatgtctcacctcctttttcaaccaaatcgaagGCAATAACTCTTGTTAACTATCAACATAAAACCCCTAATTGCCTCTTAAGGCAAGGTCATTCTATTGATCCATCTGTGTCATACTGccactattcgctgtcgaagttatgtaatattcggattaactaccatagcaatagatgaataaaattgttgaataGATCGCctctgtatgtgtgcaatcatagatttaaATAAGGTTTTCAACGTTGcatcaatatcaaatttaaaaaaatctaaagtggatacaacgttgaaatttcaaataGATTTCAACCAAGTTTCAACCTACAACTTGAGAACTTAGTAGAAATAAGTTAATAACGCTAACAACATAGTTAATATCAAATTTCGAATATATGTGCAGCGTGATTTCAGCCTAATTTCAACGTTTTTGTGTCTGCTTGGTACTTAACTTAAGTGCACGAAGAGGATGACGGAGTCTATAAGAAACGTGCCCGAAAAATCAGAGATCATCAATCCCGGTCATCAATATACATGTAGCAAACTATAGTTTAACATAATGCACTTCTTCAGTAATTGTTACAACATTGGATACGTATAACCGGGGTTATGACAACATAGAATGGTATTTTACCTCTCGTatgtacactcttaaaacgatgCAGTCGACTAGATTTCAATAGTAAAATAAGATCGCACTCGATTTTTCGAGTGAAATTGACCCAAAATCATGTCAGGAATCAGTGAACCGGAAATCTAGTGAGATCTTATTTGACTAGAAATCTAGTCACATTAGGTCCCACTACCTGAacagatttgatcatgtctcaccgagtttttcatccatggcgttgtcttttttaaagatagTTCTAGTTTATTAGTGGATTGATGTTGATAGCTCACTACAAGAGTTGTATAACTCTTGTACAAGAGTTATATAACTCTTGCAGTGAGCTATCAACATCGAACCACTAAGGCCATTATAATTATTGACCCATCTGTGTTATACTGTCTCTTTTATGGCAGCCTGATGATCTGGTCACCTCATTGCCAGATACCAACCCCAGGAGGAAATTCAAGATGAGATAAATTATGTTCAAGCAGTGGAACCTTGAATAACTGAATAAATTATCTTGACATTCAAAAACTTTGATTCTGCATACAAGTTTCAGTCCCAATCTAAGTTTTCTTTCCAGGACAAAATTGTTTCCACTATGATATCCCGTTCCCACGATTGATGATGACGTCCTACACAGCAACCTGCTGGTCTGGAGTATGATAACCTATCAAAGCAAGGCCAATACAATTTATTTCTCGCCGATTCAATAGCATTCTTACCAATAGGCCATCTACTCCATTACAGCACGGCCGGTAATGGATAAAACCGACATTTGTTTTCATTGCTTTGCTGTGAAGCCGAGGTGTATGTATTATGGCACGAGACAACATCTGGAGGTGCATTGGTGGCTGTGTCGGACAATGCCTCGGAGCTGACATATATGAATATGGTTTCTTGTAAGAAACTCTTTTCTCTTCTAAGGCGTATATTTTCTTTGGTTATAACTTTGccaccaaacacaaaacattttacaggaaACGTTTCAATGTTGTGTTTATAAATATGtgataaaggatataaaacgttttaataacatttagaaaacgttgctgaaaatattctaacataatgttattgaaataatattgaaaaaatattttgccaaaattttttgtaattaacattttgacaatatgtAAACGTTTTATATtgtcatgacatttatataacccgacatttaaatgttgcaATTCCAAAACGCGTTTATtgcacgtttataacgtttaaaaacatattttgggtTTGCTGGGATGTTGTGATGTCAACCTTATATCAACGTTGAAGTTCAACCTATTCTGAATTCAACCTATAGGTTGGCTGAAAAATGAAGCGTGAACGTTGATTGATTTAAACCTAAATAAGGTTTTATTGTATCAACTTTGAAAGTTTAACCAGATTTCAACCAAGTTTAAACCTATAACTTGACAACTTACGTATACATACGTCAacaatgttaacatggttaatataaacattcaaatacatgtccAACGCTATTTTAACCTAATTTCAACGTTTGTGTGTATGCTTGGTACAAAATTTAAGTGCACGAAGATGTTCAGGGAGTCTATAACAAATGTGCCCAAAATTCTGATATTGCCAatttatgaagagctttgttgcaaaacccctaaCATCCACTtttaactttttgagaaaaacagcttttttaaatTGTGGTATTACTggttgattcaatttgggtttggataaagtgttgatgaatagaaactaaaaaaaTAGgcttggtacaattttcaagccttcctatttattttattatatcttttatatcgcaccttttgtgaatgtaagggcttttgcatcataataaatttaccccttttctagaaacctcctttgcaatcatatttgagcccattttgtttgcactactttatgtaacttgactaatgctttcaaaatctaaaagaaaaattgaaatatctcatttactttttaaattatgaattttcaattaaattcggggaaattgcattttttgagtatttccgaagctacaccttttgttaattatttttttctcaaaaatagtgacccaaaaacagttccctttggttttaatggtaaagaacattccatgctACTAGTATACATCAAACATTTAAATCTTCtttttatgttcagatttccggaaattccattagatttcccaaacgggaaatatacaatatctccagaagggaaggtggtatgaaggttaaacaaccaccaaaatgtgtatttttacccgcACTATAATACCATgccaataattaaatataatgcaCTTCATCAGTAATATTGCTACAACATCGAATACGTATAACCGGGGTTATGACGACATAGAATGTATTTTACCTCTCGTatgtacactcttaaaacgatgCAATCGATTTGACTAGATTTCAATAGCAAAATAAGATCACACTCAATTTTTCCTAGTCAAAATCATGTCAGGAATAATTCATATTTGATCCAGAAATCTAGTGAGATGTTATTTTACTTGAAATAATAGTCAAATTGGGTTCCACTAAAgtagttttctttaaacttccgtggtcgtgcctgtgcgtatcgcgtacacgagcgtaaacacaaaagcaataaacaatcacgctgattggctgatcaatgcacttgacaacaagccggctgacccattggtcttcggcgcggcgcgtagtaggccaccttgtcacttctacgcgatcgcaattcaccagcgcgtacccggaccacggaagtttaaagaaaataaCTTTACCTGAatagaattgatcatgtctcatctTATATTTCAACCAAATCGAAGGTAATAACTCAAGTTGCAGTGAGTTATCAACATCAAACTACTAATTGCCTCTTAATGCAAAGTCATTCTATTGACCCATCTGTGACATTCTGCTTCTATTTGctgtcgaagttatgtaataatcggattaactaccataacaatagaagaatacaatttttgaatagatcgcactGCACTaccagcaggttgcactcatcacatgtgtatgtctgcaatcatagattgaataatccctcttttgtcaaaaatactaatcttacaggcgcGAGTGataagcatttctttgacatctatggttcaatgcataggtaccgcgtgaacgtggTAGTGCAGGGTAAtctattaaaaaattgtattcatctattgctatggtaattaatcttgttacatcatcacttcgacggcgaataatgacagcctggtgatctggtcaccTCATTGCCAGATACCAACCCCAGGAGGGAATTCAAGATGAGATCATTTCTGTTCAGGAGTAGAACCTAATGAATCAATGAAAATTCTCTTGACCGTCCAAAACTTTGATTCTGCATAGAAGTTTTTAGTCCCAATCTAAGTTCTCTTTCGAAGACAAGACTGTTTTCATTATAATATCCCGTTCCCACGATTGATGATGACGTCCCATACAGCAGCCAACAGGTCTGGAGTATGATAACGTATCACAACAAGGCCAATACAGTTTATTTCTCGCCGATTCAATCGCATCCTTACCAATAGGCCATCTACTCCATTCTCGAAAGTGCATGGCCGGTAAAGGATGAAAACGACAATTGTTTTCATTGTTTTGCTGCGAAGCCGAGGTGTATGTATTATGGCACGAGTAACATTCAAATACGACATCTGGAGGTGCGTTGGTGGCTGCGTCGGACAATGCGTCGGAGCCGACACGAACGACGTGAAATATGGTTTCTTGTAAGAAACTATTTTCTCTTCTAAGGCGTATATTTTCTTTGGTTATAACTTtgcgacccagcaaacacaaaacattttacaggaaacgtttaaatgttgtgtTTATAAATATGTggtaaaggatataaaacgttttaataacatttagaaaacgtttttgaaaacttaatgcaaaatattctaacataatgttattaaatgttgacCAAAcatattgccaaatattttttgtaattaacattttgacaacatgtaaacgtattaaaaatgttttcatgacatttatataacccgacatttaaatgttacaatTCCCAAACTCGTTTATtgcacgtttataacgtttaaaaacatttttgggttTGCTGGGATGTTGTGATGTCAACCTTATATCAACGTTGAAGTTCAACCTAACTTGAATTAAACCTATAGGTTGGCTGAAAAATGAAGCGTCAACGTTGATTAATTTaaactttgaaattaaaaaaaatttgatacaacgttgaaattccATCCATATTTCAACCAAAGTTCAACCTCCAACTTGAATAGGTAGAAATAACTTAATAACGTTAACATGGTCAATGCCAACTTTCAAATGCATGTACGACGCgttttcaacctaatttcaacgttTTACTTGGTATTAAATTTAAGTGCACGAAAATGTTCAGGGAGTCTATAAGAAACGTGCCCAAAAAAATCAGATATTGTCaatatacatgtaggctatagttttaaaaaaaaatgcactttttcaGTAATTGCTACAACACCAAATACGTATAACCGGGGTTATGACGACATATAATGGTATTTTACCTCTCGTATGTAGACTCGATTTGACTAGATTTCAATAGTAAAATAAGATCGTACTCGATTTTTCGAatcaaatttaacccaaaatcATGCCAGGAATCAGTCATATTTGACCCGGAAATCTAGTGAGATCTTATTTGACTATCTAGTCACATTAGGTTACACTACCTGAACAGAataattgatcatgtctcacctcctttttcaaaccAAATAAAACCACTAATTGCCTCTTAAGGCAAGGTCATTCTATTGATCCATCTTGTGTCATACTGCCACTATTCGCTGGTGATCTGGTCACCTAATTGCCAGATACCAACCCCAGGAGGGAATCCAAGATGAGATCATTTCTGTTCAGGCAGTAGAACTTAATGAATCAAGTTGGAAAATTCTCTTGACCATCCAAAACTTTGATTCTGCATAGAAGTTTTAGTCCCAATCTAAGTTCTCTTTCGAAGACAAGACTGTTTTCATTATAATATCCCGTTCCCACGATTGATGATGACGTCCCATACAGCAACCAACAGGTCTTGAGTATGATAACGTATCACAACAAGGCCAATACAGTTTATTTCTTGCCGATTCAATAGCATCCTTACCAATAGGCCATCTACTCCATTCTCGAAAGTGCATGGCCGGTAATGGATGAAACCGACAATTGTTTTCATTGTTTTGCTGCGAAGCCGAGGTGTATGTATTATGGCACGAGTAACATTCAAATACGACATCTGGAGGTGCGTTGGTGGCTGCGTCGGACAATGCGTCGGAGCCGACACGAACGACGTGAAATATGGTTTCTTGTAAGAAGCTGTTTTCTCTTCTTAGCCGTATATTTTCTTTGGTTACAACTTTACATTGTTCTTCAAACTTGATAAGAATCTTCTCTTTTTTATCCAGCAGTTCCTTTTGTTCTGTCATATGTTCAACGTGAGTTTGGTTTTCCCTATCCGCTTCTACACTTCTTTTTTTCCAGTTGTCGCGATCGCGTCTTAAGCTTGCCTTTTCATTGTTTAAGGTACTTTCCCGCAATTTAGCTTCGATTTTGACTTGATCCCTCTCTTCACAAACACACTTTAGCTTATTCTTTAACTTTTCTACTTTTTCTTCCAGTTTCCGGTCAAATTCTGCAAGCATGCGTCGTTCTTTCTCAGCTTGCGACAGAGCATTGTCCAGCATTGCTTGCCTTAATTGTTGATTCTCTATGAGTAACCTATCCTTATCTTGTTCAAGTTTTGAAAGATGCATATCGGTTTTATCCCTCAGAGCCTTCAGTTGGTCTTGCATCTGGGCAGTTGTCTTTGGATTATCTTGTAACTCGGAAATTTGATTCCGTGTATCCGTGAGCTCGTGCTGTGTCATTTCATGAACTCTCTCCTGCAAGTCCATTCGTGCTTCCAAAGATGCAATCCGATGAATAGCCTCAGGCACACTGAGCATGTTATCTGTGACGCCAACACCAGCAAGGTGAGACCCTAATGTATCTGCTGAGGCGTAGTCACTACGAAGGCCTCCAGAAGAAGAATGAGAAATATGATCTTTAGAATGATCGGATGAAGCTGCAGAATAAACCGTGTTTGAATCTTCAACTACACTGCCATGGTATTCGTCTTCGACCGGTTCTTTATGTTTTCTGTTTGCAGATGCATTATTAGCGTCTGAAGATGAAGATTCCGAATGATCAGGTCGATGGGTGTGCTCCGGTTCCCCTTTGCCCTCCATTGTCAGTACAGAATAGACGGGTGCTTTATTGATCTGCAGAAAAAGCACACCAAAAAATCatgttataaaataataataaatcaaattCGCCCAGTCGTCCTACATTTCTTATTTTTGTATACTGGATATTTTAATGGGCGGCCAGCGTTGAAATTATCATTGATGGCTTGTCTATTCTGATGTATACCTACTCTTAAAAGATCTTGAAAGTGATCGTTTCTCTGATGCGAAGCTAATGGAGAACATAACCCCACCccaacccccaaaaaaaaaaaaaaaaaaaaaaaattaaaaattaaaattaaaataaataaatggagaacATAACCCCcccaaaaccaacaaaaaaaccaacaacaaacaaaacaaaaacaaaaacaacccccaaaaaataaaaaaatgaaaaaataaaaataaatataatcttTTGACCAACTTTAAGTAATATTCAcctaaaatggttgaaaatgctaaattttgtaaaaaaaaagccCTTAAACCTGCGGTTATGTTACTTACGGAAAATAGGCGTCCCTACCTGTTAAAAAAATCACTCTTTCTTaaacccaaaatatataaaaatcaaaatgcatCACAAAACTATGACTGAAAATGCACTCCGAATCTGAGGAACATCCCTACCCCTATTTTCACTAAGAGCCCCCTCCCCGATTTAGTTTGCGACAAAGCTAGTTATAAAATATGAGATTTTTaggaaaaatgagaaaaattctTCAATAGGGTgattgttgccatggaaacggaatagaaccCGGAACTTACACATTTGACTACTTTAAAAAGATTCCCCAAACAGGTTCTATTTTGACTttcggttttggtaaaaacgttttaataacattaaatgtcgggttatattaaggtcatcaGAACGCTAACGttgtgtatgaaaacacactacaacaacattttaaaaatgttgtcaaaatgttattgttaaataatttttgcaaacatattttgccaaatattttgtcaacgcttttaaaaataacattatgttagaatatttgcattaaagtatcaataaatgtttttgaatgttaagtaaacgttttataccctttatgtaccctttatataacccgacatttaaacgttttatggcaatcttttctaaccttttgcgaataatacatcccaatttgcaaaccttatttgTCTAGATACacgttgcgagcgcagcgagcaggaaaatttgcttaTTTATAAGCGTTTCCatagtgttttcctaagcctttttagagcgttttatttaaaagatgccccatgaatgtgt carries:
- the LOC140147963 gene encoding uncharacterized protein, with amino-acid sequence MEGKGEPEHTHRPDHSESSSSDANNASANRKHKEPVEDEYHGSVVEDSNTVYSAASSDHSKDHISHSSSGGLRSDYASADTLGSHLAGVGVTDNMLSVPEAIHRIASLEARMDLQERVHEMTQHELTDTRNQISELQDNPKTTAQMQDQLKALRDKTDMHLSKLEQDKDRLLIENQQLRQAMLDNALSQAEKERRMLAEFDRKLEEKVEKLKNKLKCVCEERDQVKIEAKLRESTLNNEKASLRRDRDNWKKRSVEADRENQTHVEHMTEQKELLDKKEKILIKFEEQCKVVTKENIRLRRENSFLQETIFHVVRVGSDALSDAATNAPPDVVFECYSCHNTYTSASQQNNENNCRFHPLPAMHFREWSRWPIGKDAIESARNKLYWPCCDTLSYSRPVGCCMGRHHQSWERDIIMKTVLSSKENLDWD